The following coding sequences are from one Megamonas funiformis window:
- a CDS encoding helix-turn-helix domain-containing protein translates to MKKTVGEKIRAFRQQKKLTQEQLALGAEINPVFLGHLERNLKSPTITTLEKITRALGITMSELFLDVPNNDSEIEVRQASIQHINYLLKDLSNEELDKITGILKEIIDWKKM, encoded by the coding sequence ATGAAGAAGACCGTTGGAGAAAAAATTAGAGCTTTTCGTCAACAAAAAAAATTAACTCAAGAGCAATTAGCTTTAGGAGCTGAAATTAATCCAGTCTTCTTGGGTCATTTGGAACGTAATTTAAAGAGTCCAACAATTACAACATTAGAGAAAATAACAAGAGCTTTAGGAATTACTATGTCTGAATTGTTCTTAGATGTGCCTAACAATGACAGTGAAATCGAGGTTAGACAAGCAAGCATTCAGCATATTAACTATCTCTTAAAAGATTTGTCCAATGAAGAATTGGATAAAATCACAGGTATTTTAAAAGAAATAATTGACTGGAAAAAAATGTAA
- a CDS encoding MBL fold metallo-hydrolase RNA specificity domain-containing protein — translation MNLQFLGAAHTVTGSCYLLEANDHKVLIDCGMFQGARNLRDLNYNDFRFVPSDIDCVLLTHAHVDHCGLIPKLCKQGFKGDIYATKATCDLVNIMLPDSAHIQESDAQITNRKGQRMGKTPIAPLYTIDDAMASLKQFVPIDYDQEINPVKGIRAIYKDAGHIMGSAIIEVYVTENGEETKIVFTGDLGQPDQPIIKDPTHIKEADYLVIESTYGDRKHQIYDKETPLAEIINDTMDRGGNLIIPSFAVGRTQTMLYYLFKLWKANRIEDYSVVVDSPLAVEATRIFAKNTKYFDDEATEYIRKHGKLPQMPQLRLCESANESKALNTEESSHIILSASGMADAGRVLHHLKHNLWRPESTILFVGYQAEGSLGRKLLEGAKKVKVLGEEISVKARIVNMDGFSAHADYSQMEEWLQHLTMYNAKQVFVVHGEATASKAVKEMIEEEFGWNAYIPFYADRAIMTKNTCEIKAANIPQVSVEKDMEDFFVDVDADYRQLRRRIINLVVKNPELMPAAMNTIQKGWRYVKRLFKDFGIS, via the coding sequence ATGAATTTACAATTTTTAGGTGCGGCTCATACAGTTACAGGTTCTTGTTATTTATTAGAAGCAAATGACCATAAAGTTTTGATTGATTGTGGTATGTTTCAAGGTGCGAGAAATTTACGTGATTTAAACTACAATGATTTTCGTTTTGTACCGTCAGATATAGATTGCGTACTTTTAACTCACGCTCATGTTGACCATTGCGGTCTTATTCCTAAGTTATGTAAACAAGGATTTAAGGGCGATATATATGCGACAAAAGCGACTTGCGATTTAGTAAATATCATGCTCCCAGATAGTGCACATATCCAAGAGTCTGATGCGCAAATAACAAATCGTAAAGGGCAACGTATGGGAAAAACACCAATAGCTCCTTTATATACTATTGATGATGCTATGGCTTCATTAAAACAATTTGTGCCAATTGATTATGATCAAGAAATCAATCCAGTAAAAGGAATACGAGCTATTTATAAAGATGCTGGTCATATCATGGGGTCAGCAATTATTGAAGTTTATGTAACGGAAAATGGCGAAGAAACTAAAATTGTATTTACAGGCGATTTGGGGCAACCTGACCAGCCTATTATAAAAGACCCTACACATATAAAAGAAGCAGATTATTTAGTAATTGAGTCTACTTATGGTGATCGTAAACATCAAATTTATGATAAAGAAACTCCATTAGCAGAAATTATAAATGATACTATGGATAGAGGCGGAAATTTAATTATTCCATCATTTGCAGTTGGTCGTACACAAACAATGTTATATTATCTATTCAAATTATGGAAAGCCAATCGCATAGAGGATTATTCAGTTGTAGTAGATAGCCCACTTGCTGTTGAAGCTACAAGAATTTTTGCCAAGAATACAAAATATTTTGATGATGAAGCAACTGAATATATTAGAAAACATGGTAAATTACCACAGATGCCACAGTTGCGTCTTTGTGAAAGTGCAAATGAATCTAAGGCCTTAAATACAGAAGAAAGTTCACATATTATTTTATCGGCTAGTGGTATGGCGGACGCTGGACGTGTACTTCATCATTTAAAACATAATCTTTGGCGTCCAGAATCTACAATTTTATTTGTAGGTTATCAAGCAGAAGGAAGTTTAGGTAGAAAATTATTAGAAGGCGCTAAAAAAGTAAAAGTCTTAGGTGAAGAAATCAGTGTAAAAGCTAGAATTGTAAATATGGACGGATTTTCTGCTCATGCTGATTATTCACAGATGGAAGAATGGTTACAACATTTAACTATGTATAATGCTAAACAGGTATTTGTAGTACATGGTGAAGCTACTGCTAGTAAAGCTGTAAAAGAAATGATTGAAGAAGAATTCGGCTGGAATGCGTATATTCCATTTTATGCAGATAGAGCTATCATGACGAAGAATACTTGTGAAATCAAAGCTGCTAATATACCTCAAGTATCTGTGGAAAAAGATATGGAAGACTTCTTTGTTGATGTTGATGCAGATTATAGACAATTACGTCGCAGAATTATTAATCTTGTGGTTAAAAATCCAGAACTTATGCCAGCAGCTATGAATACAATTCAAAAAGGTTGGCGATATGTTAAACGTTTATTCAAGGATTTTGGCATTAGCTAA
- a CDS encoding insulinase family protein, with protein MNLQEKNIYCGFRLDKISHISEISSNAYEFYHEKSGAKLLFIENNDDNKVFSITFRTTPTDDTGVAHIVEHSTLCGSRKFPTKEPFVELVKGSLNTFLNAMTFPDKTMYPIASRNEKDFRNLMDVYLDAVFYPNMRTTPEILMQEGWHYEIDNVDAPLAYSGVVYNEMKGALSSPDGLLERKILNNLYPDTTYQYESGGDPVAIPDLTQEMFIDFHSRYYHPANSYIYLYGDMDMMSTLSFLDEEYLSNFNKIEIDSHIDVQKPFTARKLIKDIYPIAPGEAKENKTFLSMNYSIATSLEKEKMLAFTVLEHALLKSEAAPLRNALIKAGLGSDVISSFDNGILQPMFSIIVNGSEANKVDEFTKVVTDTLNDIVKNGIDDELLQASINSMEFKLREADFGQYPKGLIYNINLMNSWLYDGDATVYLHYEEALKTVKQWAKEGKFEALIQEYLLDNTHSHILILEPDENVITKQEKDLADKLAQKKASMSKEDIEKIIADTQKLKERQRSVDKPEDLEKIPLLKIEDITKQCDKLIIAEDEIADTKVLRHDIDTNGICYLRMLFDISNIAYEDINYLFLLEEFIGRTATKNYTYEALANAVNLHTGGMRFAVATYDKEGDVDSYMPKFVFKAKVLVDKMPELIKLLQEIIFNSSFTSKERIKDLAMQCRSDFEMSILRSGHQLVLDELMAYFTPKERYDNFGDLKFYAFIKNFLNDFDNEFNKMQTAFAKILPMIFNKANLLTSITVSKNDYKKVISAIKPLLEVLPNETYPKQEIPFAVEKKNEGFITSSQVQYVAKGANFIRLGYKYTGAMKVLETIMRYEYLWTNIRVLGGAYGAFVKFRRDGNMYFGSYRDPNLVETLNVYDKTAEFLRNFNVSDREMTKYIIGTISNIDMPLTPALKGELASSAYIAEMTDEMRQQQRDEILATTQEDIRALADLVDACMKENAICVLGGSNKVNEAKDVFKTVTIIL; from the coding sequence TTGAATTTACAAGAGAAAAATATTTATTGTGGTTTCAGATTGGATAAAATATCCCATATATCTGAAATTTCATCTAATGCATATGAATTTTATCATGAAAAAAGTGGCGCAAAATTATTATTTATAGAAAATAATGATGATAATAAAGTATTTTCTATAACTTTCCGCACTACTCCTACTGATGATACTGGTGTAGCTCATATTGTAGAACATTCCACACTTTGTGGTTCTCGTAAATTTCCTACTAAAGAACCATTTGTGGAATTAGTAAAAGGTTCTTTGAATACTTTTTTAAATGCAATGACATTTCCAGATAAAACTATGTATCCTATAGCTAGCAGAAATGAAAAAGATTTCCGCAATCTTATGGACGTTTATCTTGATGCAGTATTTTATCCAAATATGCGTACAACACCTGAAATCTTAATGCAAGAAGGTTGGCATTATGAAATTGATAATGTAGATGCTCCATTAGCTTATAGTGGTGTAGTTTATAATGAAATGAAAGGTGCATTGTCTTCTCCAGATGGATTATTGGAAAGAAAGATTTTAAATAATCTATATCCTGATACAACATATCAATATGAATCTGGCGGTGATCCTGTAGCTATCCCAGATTTAACACAAGAAATGTTTATTGATTTTCATAGCCGTTATTATCATCCTGCAAATAGTTATATTTATCTTTATGGTGATATGGATATGATGTCAACTTTATCTTTCTTAGATGAAGAATATCTCAGCAATTTTAATAAAATTGAAATCGACTCTCATATTGATGTACAAAAACCATTTACAGCTCGTAAATTGATTAAAGATATTTACCCTATAGCTCCTGGTGAAGCAAAAGAAAATAAAACATTTTTAAGCATGAATTATTCTATTGCAACTTCTTTGGAAAAAGAAAAGATGTTGGCATTTACTGTATTAGAACATGCTTTATTAAAAAGTGAAGCTGCGCCACTTCGCAATGCTTTGATTAAAGCTGGTCTTGGTAGTGATGTAATTTCTTCATTTGATAATGGTATTTTACAGCCAATGTTTAGCATTATCGTCAATGGTTCTGAGGCTAATAAAGTTGATGAATTTACAAAAGTTGTAACTGATACTTTAAATGATATTGTAAAAAATGGCATTGATGATGAATTATTACAGGCTTCTATTAATAGTATGGAATTTAAGCTTCGTGAGGCTGATTTTGGTCAATATCCAAAAGGATTGATTTATAATATTAACCTTATGAATAGCTGGTTATATGATGGTGATGCTACTGTGTATCTCCATTATGAAGAAGCTTTGAAAACTGTAAAACAGTGGGCAAAAGAAGGTAAGTTTGAAGCATTAATTCAAGAATATTTATTGGATAATACTCATAGTCATATTTTGATTTTAGAACCAGATGAAAATGTAATCACTAAACAAGAAAAAGATTTAGCTGATAAATTAGCACAGAAAAAAGCTTCTATGAGTAAAGAAGATATTGAAAAAATTATTGCGGATACTCAAAAATTAAAAGAGCGTCAACGTTCTGTGGATAAACCAGAGGATTTAGAAAAAATTCCATTATTGAAAATTGAAGATATCACTAAACAATGTGATAAATTAATTATTGCTGAAGATGAAATAGCAGATACAAAAGTTTTAAGACATGATATTGATACGAATGGAATTTGTTATTTAAGAATGTTATTTGATATAAGCAATATAGCTTATGAAGATATAAATTATCTATTCTTATTGGAAGAATTCATTGGTAGAACTGCTACAAAAAATTACACATATGAAGCATTGGCTAATGCTGTAAACTTGCATACTGGTGGAATGAGATTTGCTGTAGCTACGTATGATAAAGAGGGCGATGTTGACTCTTATATGCCAAAATTTGTATTTAAAGCTAAAGTTTTGGTAGATAAGATGCCAGAATTGATAAAATTACTACAAGAAATAATTTTCAATAGTTCCTTTACTTCTAAAGAACGTATTAAAGATTTGGCAATGCAATGTCGCAGTGATTTTGAAATGTCAATATTGCGTTCGGGTCATCAGTTAGTTCTTGATGAATTGATGGCATACTTTACACCAAAAGAACGCTATGATAATTTTGGTGACTTAAAATTCTATGCATTTATTAAGAATTTCTTAAATGATTTTGATAATGAATTTAATAAAATGCAAACAGCTTTTGCTAAAATTTTACCAATGATATTTAATAAGGCTAATTTATTGACAAGTATTACTGTATCTAAAAATGATTATAAAAAAGTAATATCTGCAATTAAGCCTTTATTAGAAGTATTGCCAAATGAAACTTATCCAAAACAAGAAATACCATTTGCAGTAGAAAAGAAAAATGAAGGTTTTATCACATCTTCTCAGGTACAATATGTTGCCAAAGGTGCTAATTTCATACGCTTAGGATATAAATATACAGGAGCTATGAAGGTATTAGAAACTATTATGCGTTATGAATATTTGTGGACTAATATTCGTGTTCTTGGCGGAGCTTATGGTGCATTTGTAAAATTCCGTCGTGATGGCAATATGTATTTTGGTTCTTATCGTGATCCTAATTTAGTAGAAACTTTAAATGTATATGATAAAACAGCAGAGTTTTTACGTAATTTTAATGTCAGTGATAGAGAAATGACAAAATATATTATCGGTACAATTAGTAATATTGATATGCCACTTACTCCTGCATTAAAAGGTGAATTAGCTTCTTCTGCGTATATTGCTGAAATGACAGACGAAATGCGTCAGCAACAGCGTGATGAAATTTTAGCTACAACTCAAGAAGATATTAGAGCTTTAGCCGATTTAGTAGATGCTTGCATGAAGGAAAATGCTATCTGTGTTTTAGGTGGAAGCAATAAAGTAAACGAAGCTAAAGATGTATTTAAAACAGTAACTATTATTTTATAA
- a CDS encoding alanine/glycine:cation symporter family protein encodes MELLNSLVGQINDILWSYVLIILLIGAGIIFTIRTKFVQIRFIKEMIRLIAGDAGNKMEGQQISSFQAFCVSTASRVGVGNIAGIAIAVVLGGPGAIFWMWIIAILGSATGFVESTLAQIYKVPRTDSNGYLGGPAYYINNALHSPKTAVFFAILISITYGLIFNSVQSNTISLSLQTAFNFDATMIGIVIAVFSGIVVFGGLHRIAKVTEYMVPIMAGIYLLIAFAITIYNISELPTVLSVIFKDAWGIESVAGGSFGAAIMTGIKRGLFSNEAGMGSVPNAAATAEVSHPVKQGLIQAFGVFVDTLFICTASAFIVLFSSDYQATGLTGIQLIQYDLSLYFGDIATTGIAIIVLLFAFTSIVGNYYYGEINIKHLSDNPLYLNIFRILVVIMVFFGSVAELSLVWNLADLFMALMAITNIIAILLLGKYAFIALDDYTQQKKQGIKDPVFKASILPKQDGIYWWKDDNK; translated from the coding sequence ATGGAGTTATTGAATTCATTAGTCGGTCAAATCAATGATATTTTATGGAGTTATGTTTTAATTATTTTACTTATCGGTGCTGGTATTATTTTTACTATTCGTACAAAATTTGTACAAATAAGATTTATCAAAGAAATGATACGTCTTATTGCTGGTGATGCAGGCAATAAAATGGAAGGACAACAAATTTCTTCCTTCCAGGCTTTCTGTGTAAGTACAGCTTCTCGTGTAGGTGTTGGTAATATTGCTGGTATTGCTATTGCAGTAGTTCTCGGCGGTCCAGGTGCTATCTTCTGGATGTGGATTATTGCTATCTTAGGTTCTGCAACTGGTTTTGTGGAAAGTACTTTAGCACAGATTTACAAAGTACCTCGTACTGATAGCAATGGCTATCTTGGTGGTCCTGCTTATTACATTAATAATGCACTTCATAGCCCTAAAACAGCTGTATTCTTTGCTATCTTAATCAGTATTACTTATGGACTTATCTTCAATTCTGTACAATCCAATACGATTTCCTTATCTTTACAAACTGCATTCAATTTTGATGCTACTATGATTGGTATTGTTATTGCTGTATTCTCTGGAATTGTAGTATTTGGTGGTTTACATCGCATTGCTAAAGTTACTGAATACATGGTGCCTATCATGGCTGGTATTTATTTACTTATCGCTTTTGCTATCACTATATATAATATTTCAGAATTACCAACTGTTTTATCTGTCATCTTCAAAGATGCTTGGGGTATTGAATCTGTTGCTGGTGGTAGCTTTGGTGCTGCTATCATGACAGGTATTAAACGTGGATTATTCTCCAATGAAGCTGGTATGGGTTCTGTTCCAAATGCCGCAGCTACTGCTGAAGTAAGTCACCCTGTAAAACAAGGTCTTATCCAAGCTTTTGGTGTATTCGTAGATACATTATTTATCTGTACTGCTTCTGCTTTCATCGTATTATTCAGCAGTGATTATCAAGCAACAGGTTTAACTGGTATTCAGCTCATTCAATACGATTTAAGCTTATATTTTGGTGATATCGCTACAACTGGTATAGCTATTATCGTTTTATTATTTGCATTTACTTCTATCGTAGGTAACTACTATTATGGAGAAATCAATATAAAACACTTGTCTGATAACCCATTATATTTAAATATTTTCCGTATTCTTGTTGTAATTATGGTATTCTTCGGCTCTGTTGCTGAATTGAGCTTAGTTTGGAATTTAGCAGACTTATTCATGGCTTTAATGGCAATCACAAATATCATTGCTATTTTACTCTTAGGCAAATATGCTTTTATTGCTTTAGATGATTATACTCAACAGAAAAAACAAGGTATTAAAGATCCTGTATTTAAAGCTAGTATCTTACCAAAACAAGACGGTATTTATTGGTGGAAAGATGACAATAAATAA
- a CDS encoding DUF4261 domain-containing protein, with product MENLVENISKLVAIELLFEEMPTRPTANAIFREARKIFGDINIINRDENDIEFSVDKFVAYNEDNTTSPVVLAMGNITDFDDKVAVSEFERTQIWNVANSEELLSKYKYAVKIWDVNAQRQIPKERAIMLVDWLNVALKLYPKCQAIWIKSAGKLQLAQSIKNLKETGIVKYLYSMVNIRFFNVPNTNEFIVDSVGLANIGLSDVQFHFKGMNPNKVANLAYSLARYILNNDNIMIKDGDTIDGMNDEGKMTPEVQWICRYEDSLIEPLRPVLDIDTGKYAAGDRN from the coding sequence ATGGAAAATTTAGTAGAAAATATTAGTAAATTAGTAGCTATTGAATTGCTTTTTGAAGAAATGCCAACAAGACCTACTGCAAATGCTATTTTTCGTGAAGCTAGAAAAATATTTGGTGATATAAATATCATCAATAGAGATGAAAATGATATTGAATTTAGCGTAGATAAATTTGTAGCATATAATGAAGATAATACAACTTCTCCAGTAGTACTTGCTATGGGAAATATAACAGATTTTGATGATAAAGTAGCTGTAAGTGAATTTGAACGCACACAGATTTGGAATGTAGCTAACAGTGAAGAATTATTGAGTAAATATAAATATGCTGTAAAAATATGGGATGTAAATGCTCAAAGACAAATTCCTAAAGAACGTGCTATTATGTTAGTGGATTGGCTTAATGTAGCTTTAAAATTATATCCTAAATGTCAAGCTATTTGGATAAAATCAGCAGGTAAATTACAATTAGCACAATCCATTAAGAATTTAAAAGAAACAGGTATAGTTAAATATTTATATAGTATGGTTAATATTCGTTTCTTCAATGTGCCTAATACAAATGAATTCATTGTAGATAGTGTAGGATTGGCTAATATTGGTTTAAGTGATGTACAATTCCATTTCAAAGGTATGAACCCTAATAAAGTAGCTAATCTTGCATATAGCTTAGCTCGTTATATTTTGAATAATGATAATATCATGATTAAAGATGGCGATACCATTGATGGCATGAATGATGAGGGCAAAATGACACCAGAAGTTCAATGGATTTGTAGATATGAAGATTCTTTAATCGAACCACTTCGTCCTGTTTTAGATATTGATACTGGTAAATATGCCGCTGGCGATAGAAATTAA
- a CDS encoding DUF1292 domain-containing protein — protein sequence MEELKNNSVVEEDTEGTVVVITDEEGNEYNYVEEMVFDAGSDKYAILVSIDGDEECECHEHDEECGCEEEVDVILAKIVKDENGEVEYIEPTDEEFEIAQQAYEELMDKLEAEE from the coding sequence ATGGAAGAATTAAAAAACAATTCCGTTGTTGAAGAAGATACTGAAGGTACTGTAGTTGTTATTACTGATGAAGAAGGTAATGAATACAATTATGTAGAAGAAATGGTTTTCGATGCAGGTAGCGATAAATATGCTATTTTAGTTAGCATTGATGGCGATGAAGAATGTGAATGCCATGAACATGATGAAGAATGCGGTTGCGAAGAAGAAGTAGATGTAATCTTAGCAAAAATCGTTAAAGATGAAAATGGTGAAGTTGAATATATTGAACCAACAGATGAAGAATTTGAAATTGCTCAACAAGCTTATGAAGAATTAATGGATAAACTTGAAGCAGAAGAATAA
- the dapA gene encoding 4-hydroxy-tetrahydrodipicolinate synthase: MEKDVIFKGAGVAIATPFYENGNGINYDELARLIDFNLNNGTDAIIIAGTSGESATMTDEEHEEIIKFTVDYVNKRVPVIAGTGSNDTRYAINLSQHADKAGADALLVVTPYYNKCTQKGLIKHFTSIADNVNVPIILYDVPSRTGVGITPETYAVLAEHPRIAAVKEASGNISQVAETMSLCGDKLTFYSGNDDQIVPLLSLGAKGVISVLSNVMPQETHDMCQLFFDGKVEEAAKKQIEYFPLIKALFCEVNPIPVKVALRLMGFDMGPLRMPLCEMEDAHLEQLKTAMRKFNLIK, encoded by the coding sequence ATGGAGAAAGATGTAATATTTAAAGGTGCAGGCGTAGCTATTGCTACTCCATTTTATGAAAACGGAAACGGTATCAATTATGATGAATTAGCTCGTTTAATTGATTTCAACTTAAACAATGGTACAGACGCTATCATAATTGCTGGTACAAGTGGCGAATCTGCTACAATGACAGATGAAGAACATGAAGAAATTATTAAATTTACTGTTGACTATGTAAATAAACGTGTTCCTGTTATTGCAGGTACTGGTTCTAATGATACTAGATATGCTATTAATTTATCTCAACATGCAGATAAAGCAGGTGCTGATGCTTTATTAGTAGTTACTCCATATTATAATAAATGTACACAAAAAGGACTTATCAAACATTTCACATCTATTGCTGATAATGTAAATGTACCTATCATTCTTTATGATGTACCATCTCGTACAGGTGTAGGTATTACACCAGAAACTTACGCTGTTTTAGCAGAACATCCACGCATTGCAGCAGTTAAAGAAGCTAGTGGCAATATCAGTCAAGTTGCTGAAACAATGTCTCTTTGCGGTGATAAACTCACTTTCTATTCTGGTAATGATGACCAAATCGTTCCATTATTATCTTTAGGTGCAAAAGGTGTTATCTCCGTACTTTCCAACGTTATGCCACAAGAAACACATGATATGTGCCAATTATTCTTTGATGGCAAAGTTGAAGAAGCAGCGAAAAAACAAATTGAATATTTCCCATTAATCAAAGCATTATTCTGTGAAGTAAATCCAATTCCTGTAAAAGTTGCACTTCGTTTAATGGGCTTTGATATGGGTCCTTTACGCATGCCACTTTGCGAAATGGAAGATGCTCATCTTGAACAATTAAAAACAGCAATGCGTAAATTTAACTTAATCAAATAA
- the mgtA gene encoding magnesium-translocating P-type ATPase, with product MTTNPKTLKKMNEQIIFCATNSTKLILQALNTSFMGLSEQTIKEHRNLYGNNKIVHGKKLSLTKRIANAFINPFTAILFCLAIVSIFTDIIIPTMQNSPDDVNPVTVIIILTMVFISGSLRFVQESRSGNAAEKLLSLITTTCTVTRQYRPKAEIPLEDVVIGDIIHLSAGDMIPADARILEAKDLFISQASLTGESEPVEKFAKTYQEKNLSITDYNNILFMGSNVISGSSTAVVIGVGNNTLFGSIASSVSTTPVETNFTKGVNSVSWILIRFMLFMVPIVFFVNGITKNDWVEAFLFAISIAVGLTPEMLPMIVTTCLAKGAVSMSKKKTIVKNLNSIQNFGAMDILCTDKTGTLTMNKVVLEYHLDVLGNEDSRVLRHAYLNSYFQTGYKNLMDIAIINKTEEIEQDNPNLINLSSAYTKVDDIPFDFSRRRLSIVVKDKNQKCQMITKGAVEEMLSICFHVEYQGKIKPLDERIKKEILKTVDKLNDKGMRVIAVAQKNNPSPIDKFSIADECDMVLIGYLAFLDPPKESTVKALKALKEYGVKVKVLTGDNDKVARSICKQVGLKVNNLLLGSDIEQLPEQDLAIAVEKTDVFAKLSPEQKAKIVKLLRQNGHTVGFMGDE from the coding sequence GTGACAACTAATCCAAAAACACTAAAAAAAATGAACGAACAGATTATTTTTTGTGCCACCAATTCAACTAAGCTAATATTACAAGCTCTTAACACTTCTTTTATGGGATTAAGTGAACAAACCATTAAAGAACATCGTAATTTATATGGCAATAATAAAATTGTACATGGAAAAAAATTATCTTTAACTAAACGTATTGCCAATGCTTTTATAAACCCATTTACAGCAATTTTATTTTGTTTGGCTATAGTTTCTATTTTTACTGATATTATTATTCCTACCATGCAAAATAGCCCTGATGATGTAAATCCTGTAACCGTTATTATAATTCTTACAATGGTTTTTATATCTGGCTCTTTGCGTTTTGTTCAAGAAAGCCGTTCCGGTAATGCAGCCGAAAAACTTCTATCTTTAATAACAACTACTTGCACTGTTACTAGACAATATCGCCCTAAAGCAGAAATTCCTTTAGAAGATGTGGTAATTGGTGATATTATTCATCTAAGTGCTGGTGATATGATTCCTGCTGATGCTAGAATTTTAGAAGCTAAAGATTTATTCATTAGCCAAGCATCATTAACAGGTGAAAGTGAACCAGTAGAAAAATTTGCTAAAACTTATCAAGAAAAAAATCTTTCTATTACTGATTATAATAATATTTTATTCATGGGAAGTAATGTAATAAGTGGCAGTTCTACTGCTGTAGTAATCGGTGTTGGTAATAATACTTTATTTGGTTCAATCGCTTCATCTGTTTCTACTACACCTGTGGAAACAAATTTTACTAAAGGTGTCAATTCCGTCTCTTGGATTTTAATTCGTTTTATGTTATTTATGGTACCCATAGTATTTTTTGTCAATGGTATAACTAAAAATGATTGGGTAGAAGCTTTTTTATTTGCTATCTCCATTGCTGTAGGCTTAACACCTGAAATGTTACCTATGATAGTTACTACTTGCTTAGCTAAAGGTGCCGTTTCTATGTCTAAGAAAAAAACTATCGTAAAAAACTTAAATTCCATTCAAAATTTTGGTGCTATGGATATTCTTTGTACTGATAAAACTGGTACATTAACCATGAATAAAGTTGTTTTAGAATACCATTTAGATGTACTGGGAAATGAAGATAGTCGTGTCTTACGTCATGCCTACCTAAATAGTTATTTTCAAACAGGCTATAAAAATTTAATGGATATAGCTATCATCAATAAAACAGAAGAAATTGAACAAGATAATCCTAACTTAATAAATCTATCTAGTGCCTATACAAAAGTAGATGACATACCTTTCGATTTTTCACGTCGTCGCCTTTCTATAGTAGTAAAGGACAAAAATCAAAAATGCCAAATGATAACTAAAGGTGCAGTCGAAGAAATGTTATCTATCTGCTTTCATGTTGAATATCAAGGAAAAATTAAACCGTTAGATGAACGCATCAAAAAAGAAATCCTAAAAACTGTCGATAAACTAAATGACAAAGGTATGCGTGTAATAGCTGTTGCTCAAAAAAATAATCCATCACCAATAGATAAATTCAGCATAGCAGATGAATGTGATATGGTGCTTATTGGCTATCTAGCATTCTTAGACCCGCCAAAAGAATCAACTGTAAAAGCTTTAAAAGCATTAAAAGAATATGGTGTTAAAGTAAAAGTTTTAACAGGAGATAATGATAAAGTTGCTCGTTCTATATGTAAACAAGTTGGTTTAAAAGTTAATAATCTTTTACTTGGTTCAGATATTGAGCAACTACCAGAACAAGATTTAGCTATAGCTGTAGAAAAAACTGATGTTTTCGCTAAATTATCACCAGAACAAAAAGCAAAAATTGTAAAATTGCTCCGCCAAAATGGTCATACGGTTGGTTTCATGGGAGATGAATGA